Proteins encoded within one genomic window of Spiroplasma sabaudiense Ar-1343:
- a CDS encoding IMPACT family protein, producing MKTILKEISSLTIEVKKSKFKATIAQVTTIEEVKTFLEKHVNTKATHNCFAYRVGWEANTTGFSSDGEPHGTAGEPLLNLIKHNNLTNIIIMVTRWFGGIKLGVGPLTRAYVKVAKDLITTLELQRWILGWEINFSVEIKNLKVVEKYLIHKQIFYHKSYNELVFITAETNQSDILEPINYFVNINNIISKYIKWN from the coding sequence ATGAAAACTATTCTCAAAGAAATTAGCAGTTTAACGATCGAAGTTAAAAAGTCTAAATTTAAAGCAACTATTGCCCAGGTTACAACTATTGAAGAAGTAAAAACTTTTTTAGAAAAACACGTTAACACTAAAGCAACCCATAACTGTTTTGCTTATCGTGTTGGTTGAGAAGCTAATACGACCGGATTTTCTAGTGACGGGGAACCGCACGGCACTGCAGGAGAACCACTTTTAAACCTCATTAAACATAATAATTTAACAAACATAATAATTATGGTTACAAGATGATTTGGTGGTATTAAACTTGGTGTCGGTCCTTTAACTAGGGCTTATGTCAAAGTTGCAAAAGATTTAATCACAACATTAGAACTGCAACGGTGAATTTTGGGATGGGAAATAAATTTTAGCGTAGAAATAAAAAATTTAAAAGTCGTTGAAAAATATTTAATTCACAAGCAAATTTTTTATCACAAGAGCTATAATGAATTAGTTTTTATTACTGCAGAAACAAATCAATCAGACATTTTAGAACCCATTAATTATTTTGTTAACATAAACAATATTATTAGTAAATATATTAAATGAAATTAA
- the atpG gene encoding ATP synthase F1 subunit gamma, translated as MANLSNLKSEIANVKDIGKITSAMELVATAKLKRVAKRVNEIKAYVTEVYQVFNEIISSTDKSIFLANPAKKIAKTLWIVINSNLGLAGGYNSNINKMVLKNMKPQDEILAIGGKAVNFFKENKKQINGSILDVDVNFTNDHARKISVEILAKFTNEEFDEIQIAYTKFINNVTFEPTLLQLFPIVKIENSKAIRVAETIFEPSAEEVLEASVMLYINTIIFGTIIESQVSEQASRRMAMENATKNGKELSDNLSIVYNRKRQNTITQEITEIVSGANAQNDK; from the coding sequence ATGGCAAATTTAAGTAATTTAAAAAGCGAAATTGCCAATGTTAAAGATATTGGTAAAATCACAAGCGCCATGGAGTTGGTTGCAACAGCAAAGTTAAAACGTGTTGCCAAACGAGTTAACGAAATTAAAGCGTATGTTACAGAAGTGTACCAGGTTTTTAATGAAATTATTTCATCAACAGATAAATCCATTTTTTTAGCCAATCCTGCAAAAAAAATAGCTAAAACATTGTGAATTGTCATCAACTCTAATTTGGGTTTGGCAGGGGGCTACAATTCTAACATAAATAAAATGGTTTTAAAAAACATGAAACCCCAAGATGAAATTTTAGCAATTGGGGGTAAGGCTGTTAATTTTTTTAAAGAAAATAAAAAACAAATTAACGGTTCGATTTTGGATGTAGATGTTAACTTCACCAATGATCATGCCCGAAAAATCAGTGTTGAAATTTTAGCCAAATTCACAAATGAAGAATTTGATGAAATTCAAATCGCTTATACAAAATTTATAAATAATGTTACTTTTGAGCCAACACTACTGCAACTATTTCCAATTGTTAAAATAGAAAATTCAAAAGCTATTCGGGTGGCAGAAACTATTTTTGAGCCCAGTGCTGAAGAGGTTTTAGAAGCATCGGTAATGTTGTATATAAATACGATTATATTTGGAACAATAATTGAATCACAAGTATCAGAACAAGCGAGTCGAAGAATGGCGATGGAGAATGCCACAAAAAACGGAAAAGAATTATCAGACAATTTATCCATAGTCTATAATCGTAAACGTCAAAACACAATTACACAAGAGATAACAGAAATAGTAAGTGGAGCAAATGCTCAAAATGATAAATAG
- a CDS encoding FoF1 ATP synthase subunit delta/epsilon, with protein sequence MTTKLKIITPEGIYLNDILVDIVNVQTTDGDLGILANHIPLVATLRIGTLNYRQDNKVKYVHVHRGILKVSKGQVRIITERLYPVDSKGIKIK encoded by the coding sequence ATGACAACCAAACTAAAAATTATTACCCCAGAGGGGATTTATCTCAACGATATTTTAGTTGATATCGTTAATGTTCAAACAACTGATGGAGATTTGGGAATTTTAGCAAATCATATTCCTTTGGTGGCGACTTTGCGAATCGGAACTTTAAATTATCGCCAAGATAACAAAGTTAAGTACGTTCATGTTCACCGAGGAATTTTGAAAGTTAGCAAGGGTCAGGTAAGAATTATTACAGAAAGATTGTACCCAGTTGATTCAAAAGGAATAAAAATAAAATAG
- a CDS encoding F0F1 ATP synthase subunit A, which produces MLLAESPIGDQIKDSLYAFTPQLVSILLTFITITTLCIIYNVKIRNVENREKLSGFLILTEMFIVGLEDLIVSVMGKKYRKLTPYAMYIILYIFISCLFSLLGFESAMTSLTVTFSMAFVTFIGIYYFGLKYQKLAFFKKYINPLELITQFVPLLSMAFRLFGNILAGSIILGLFYAFFIGVQAGFSGDKSALLGINEAVKKGWLNNDIWNVDPNHLDLTWKAQYTYFWSGINIFTTAFGPFLHIYFDLFEGMIQAFVFVILTVSYWGDAMGEEHEEEPERRQSSISGVSKTDKRKPQVVRI; this is translated from the coding sequence ATGCTTCTTGCTGAAAGTCCCATCGGGGACCAAATTAAAGATTCACTTTATGCCTTTACTCCACAACTTGTCTCGATCTTATTAACTTTTATAACCATTACTACTTTATGCATTATCTACAACGTTAAAATAAGAAATGTTGAAAACCGCGAAAAATTAAGTGGTTTTCTAATATTAACAGAAATGTTTATTGTTGGTTTAGAAGATTTAATAGTGAGTGTTATGGGAAAAAAATACCGAAAATTAACACCATACGCAATGTATATTATTTTATACATTTTCATATCTTGTTTATTTTCCTTACTAGGATTTGAATCGGCGATGACATCGTTAACAGTAACTTTCTCAATGGCTTTTGTAACCTTTATTGGAATTTACTACTTTGGCTTGAAATATCAAAAATTAGCATTTTTTAAAAAATATATTAATCCACTAGAATTAATAACTCAGTTCGTACCATTACTTTCAATGGCATTCCGACTTTTTGGTAATATTTTAGCAGGAAGCATAATTTTAGGATTATTCTATGCTTTTTTTATCGGAGTTCAGGCTGGTTTTAGTGGAGACAAATCGGCGTTATTAGGCATAAATGAGGCGGTTAAAAAGGGTTGACTCAACAATGATATTTGAAATGTCGACCCAAATCATTTGGACTTGACATGAAAAGCCCAATATACTTATTTTTGATCGGGTATAAATATATTTACAACAGCCTTTGGCCCTTTCTTACATATTTATTTTGATTTATTTGAAGGGATGATACAGGCATTTGTGTTTGTAATTTTGACGGTATCCTATTGAGGGGATGCCATGGGCGAAGAACACGAAGAAGAACCAGAACGTCGTCAGAGTTCAATTTCTGGAGTATCAAAAACAGATAAAAGAAAACCCCAAGTGGTTAGAATTTAA
- the atpF gene encoding F0F1 ATP synthase subunit B, with product MILFATPGIPEITLGLFPNLPNFIAHVLSTIVLIILLAKLVYKPFKNSIEDRRKKINILIDEAIDKTTKANRDKKEAEILLKNAKNDSLSIIKNANSEADTNKMAILERARREANNIQNHAKISIEHEREALKEEIRKNAIGIAFSAAEKVLEKNISIEENQKMIENFIEDLDKVE from the coding sequence ATGATATTATTTGCAACACCAGGAATACCAGAAATAACCCTTGGGCTATTTCCCAATCTTCCTAACTTTATTGCTCACGTTTTATCAACAATTGTCTTGATAATTTTATTGGCTAAATTAGTTTACAAGCCTTTTAAAAATTCAATTGAAGATCGTCGTAAAAAAATTAATATTTTAATCGATGAAGCAATTGATAAAACGACAAAAGCAAATCGGGATAAAAAAGAAGCTGAAATATTATTAAAAAATGCAAAAAATGATTCGCTAAGTATTATTAAAAATGCTAACTCAGAAGCAGATACAAACAAAATGGCTATTTTAGAACGCGCTCGACGCGAGGCTAATAACATTCAAAATCATGCAAAAATTTCTATCGAGCATGAGAGAGAAGCGCTTAAAGAAGAAATTCGAAAAAACGCTATTGGCATAGCTTTCTCAGCAGCAGAAAAAGTTTTAGAAAAAAATATTTCAATTGAGGAAAATCAAAAAATGATTGAAAACTTTATTGAAGATTTAGACAAGGTCGAATAA
- a CDS encoding ATP synthase subunit c family protein, which translates to MNTEFMTTVFTNYVLTLSVILPNFFFAEGLTTGDGLKALGAGMAAIGVLGAGIGQGITGQGACLAIGRNPELAGQITKTMILAAGIAESGAIYALIISLLLIFV; encoded by the coding sequence ATGAATACAGAATTTATGACAACAGTTTTTACAAACTATGTTTTAACATTATCGGTAATTTTACCAAACTTCTTTTTTGCAGAAGGACTAACAACAGGAGATGGACTTAAAGCCCTTGGAGCCGGAATGGCTGCCATTGGTGTTTTGGGTGCTGGAATTGGCCAAGGAATAACAGGTCAAGGAGCTTGTTTGGCAATTGGTCGCAATCCAGAACTAGCTGGTCAAATTACAAAAACAATGATCTTGGCTGCAGGAATTGCAGAATCAGGAGCAATTTACGCATTAATTATTTCGCTTTTACTAATTTTTGTTTAG
- a CDS encoding 5'-3' exonuclease, with product MEKKTSTINNQILIIDGYHLLHKGYYGSLKRSKLPRNREGILINAVYTFVANINDFINSNKYRTIIVTFDVGKGCWRKELYPEYKAKRKDTPLDLIPQMQLVREFLTFINIPWYEKENFEGDDVMGTIAKLSNHLGYDVHILSNDKDTFQLINDKTSVIVKGNKNEDDEEICEQTVIEKLGCLPIQIPDLKSLMGDASDNIKGVRGMHYSTAIELLKKYQNIETVFQNIKNMDERNKERLLSNKEQILLNKKIATIQKNLKLGRIDFRPLKINYKRYAYFLKRERMWAFVSLIEKKIDDKLKIEEE from the coding sequence ATGGAGAAGAAAACAAGCACCATCAATAATCAAATTTTGATTATTGATGGTTACCACTTATTGCACAAAGGTTATTATGGCTCTTTAAAGCGATCGAAGTTGCCCCGGAATCGAGAAGGAATCTTAATTAATGCCGTTTATACATTTGTCGCCAATATTAATGACTTCATTAATTCAAATAAATATCGAACTATTATTGTTACATTTGATGTTGGCAAAGGGTGTTGACGTAAAGAATTGTATCCCGAATACAAAGCAAAACGAAAGGATACACCCCTAGATTTGATTCCACAAATGCAATTGGTTCGTGAGTTTTTAACATTTATCAATATTCCTTGGTATGAGAAAGAAAATTTTGAAGGCGATGATGTAATGGGTACGATTGCTAAACTTTCAAATCATCTAGGATATGATGTTCATATTTTATCCAATGATAAAGACACCTTCCAACTAATAAATGATAAAACTTCTGTCATTGTAAAGGGAAATAAAAATGAAGATGATGAAGAAATTTGTGAACAAACCGTTATTGAGAAACTTGGATGTTTACCAATTCAAATTCCAGATTTGAAAAGTTTAATGGGAGATGCCAGTGATAACATTAAGGGTGTGCGAGGAATGCATTATAGTACAGCGATTGAACTGTTGAAAAAATACCAAAATATAGAAACCGTCTTTCAAAACATTAAAAATATGGATGAACGCAACAAGGAGCGTCTTTTATCAAATAAAGAACAAATTCTTTTAAATAAAAAGATTGCAACGATTCAAAAAAATTTGAAATTGGGTCGCATCGACTTTAGACCCTTAAAGATAAATTATAAACGGTATGCGTATTTTTTGAAACGCGAAAGAATGTGAGCCTTCGTTAGTCTTATTGAAAAAAAGATCGACGATAAATTAAAAATCGAAGAAGAATAA
- a CDS encoding F0F1 ATP synthase subunit delta: MILKESIISNWGHALLSIAKKENKIETYSQQASVIIEILKEKQGLNQILSTPNIDFDKKMKIIDEIFVKFDFEPYIVNAIRILVRQKSFIYCRAIFKKLRKNLHEEQHILFGTIWSTIELNPEQIKKIEKKISLKLQQNVVLINKLDPKLIGGIQVIVKGNTFDGSIRGKLQAIKTSSLSNRE; this comes from the coding sequence ATGATTTTAAAAGAATCAATTATTAGCAACTGGGGTCATGCCCTCCTAAGTATTGCTAAAAAAGAAAACAAAATTGAAACCTATAGCCAACAAGCAAGTGTTATTATTGAAATTTTAAAAGAAAAGCAGGGTTTGAATCAAATTTTGTCAACCCCAAATATTGACTTTGATAAAAAAATGAAAATCATTGACGAAATTTTTGTAAAGTTTGACTTTGAACCTTATATCGTTAATGCCATACGAATCCTTGTTAGACAAAAGTCGTTCATTTATTGTCGTGCTATTTTTAAAAAGCTGCGAAAAAATTTACATGAAGAGCAACATATTTTGTTTGGAACAATTTGATCAACAATTGAATTAAACCCCGAACAAATTAAAAAAATTGAGAAAAAAATAAGTTTAAAATTACAACAAAATGTTGTTTTAATAAACAAATTAGACCCAAAACTAATTGGTGGTATCCAAGTTATTGTTAAGGGTAATACTTTTGATGGATCTATTAGGGGAAAACTCCAAGCAATAAAAACATCATCATTAAGCAATAGAGAGTAG
- the atpD gene encoding F0F1 ATP synthase subunit beta, which translates to MGNTGEVVQVLGPVVDVKFDENKVPRLYNALVLKNQDTDLTLEVIQHIGDEIVRTIAMGPTEGLVRGIKVTDSGSPISVPVGNEVLGRMFNVLGEPIDNMPIVKTKKMPIHRQAPIYEELTTSAEILETGIKVVDLMTPFAKGGKIGLFGGAGVGKTVLVQELINNVAKAHGGISVFAGVGERTREGNDLYFEMKEAGVLEKTSLVFGQMNEPPGARMRVALTGLTIAEYFRDVKNQDVLLFIDNIFRFTQAGSEVSALLGRMPSAVGYQPTLSTEMGALQERITSTINGSITSVQAVYVPADDLTDPAPATTFSHLDARIVLDRSIAALGIYPAIDPLASSSRMLDPEIVGEKHYQVALAVQQILQKYKDLQSIIAILGLEELSEEDKIVVSRARKVRNFLSQPFTVGEKFTGRAGKYVSIEDTVKSFDAIISGSADEIPELLFMYAGSIEEVMERAATPKNRKK; encoded by the coding sequence ATGGGAAATACAGGAGAGGTCGTTCAAGTATTGGGGCCTGTTGTTGACGTAAAATTTGATGAAAATAAAGTTCCTCGTCTTTACAACGCCCTGGTCTTAAAAAATCAAGATACGGATTTAACCCTTGAGGTAATTCAGCACATTGGTGATGAAATTGTTAGAACAATTGCCATGGGACCAACAGAAGGATTAGTGCGAGGAATTAAAGTAACAGATTCGGGTTCCCCAATTTCAGTTCCAGTTGGTAATGAAGTTCTTGGTCGAATGTTTAATGTCTTGGGAGAACCCATTGACAACATGCCAATAGTAAAAACCAAAAAAATGCCCATTCATCGTCAGGCACCAATTTACGAGGAACTAACAACCTCAGCTGAAATTTTAGAAACAGGAATCAAAGTTGTTGACTTAATGACTCCATTTGCAAAGGGTGGTAAAATTGGTTTATTCGGAGGAGCTGGAGTAGGAAAGACTGTTTTAGTACAAGAGCTAATTAATAATGTCGCCAAAGCACATGGGGGAATTTCGGTTTTTGCCGGAGTTGGAGAAAGAACCCGTGAAGGAAATGATTTATACTTTGAAATGAAAGAAGCTGGGGTATTGGAAAAAACAAGTTTGGTTTTTGGCCAAATGAACGAACCCCCAGGAGCTAGAATGCGAGTGGCTTTAACAGGTTTAACGATTGCAGAATACTTTAGGGATGTCAAAAATCAGGACGTTTTATTGTTCATTGATAATATTTTTAGATTTACCCAAGCAGGGAGTGAGGTTTCAGCTTTGTTGGGAAGAATGCCAAGTGCTGTTGGTTACCAACCAACCCTTTCAACAGAAATGGGAGCACTTCAAGAGCGCATTACTTCAACAATAAATGGTTCAATTACCTCAGTTCAAGCGGTCTATGTTCCAGCAGATGATTTAACCGATCCAGCCCCAGCAACAACGTTCTCACACCTTGATGCTAGAATTGTTTTGGATCGTTCAATTGCAGCTCTTGGAATTTATCCAGCAATCGACCCCCTAGCATCAAGTTCTAGAATGCTAGACCCTGAAATTGTTGGAGAAAAACATTACCAAGTTGCTTTGGCGGTTCAACAAATTCTTCAAAAGTACAAAGATTTACAATCAATTATTGCTATTTTGGGATTAGAAGAGCTTTCAGAAGAAGACAAAATTGTGGTCAGTCGTGCACGAAAGGTTCGTAACTTTTTAAGTCAACCTTTTACAGTTGGAGAAAAATTTACTGGCCGAGCTGGGAAGTATGTCTCTATTGAGGACACTGTTAAATCATTTGATGCTATCATTTCTGGTAGTGCTGATGAAATCCCAGAATTATTATTTATGTATGCTGGAAGTATTGAAGAGGTTATGGAGCGAGCCGCAACCCCAAAAAATAGGAAAAAATAG
- the atpA gene encoding F0F1 ATP synthase subunit alpha — MAINIKDIFEVIEQQIKNYGKDIVHTEDGTVVTVGDGVAMLYGLENAMMGELLIFPNDVYGMVLNLEEGAIGAVLMGDDSLVKEGDIVKRSGKVVETLVGDALLGRVVNALGVPIDGNGPINSKEFRPVEKIASGVMARKSVEEPLETGILGIDAIIPIGKGQRELIIGDRQTGKTAIAIDAIINQIGKNVKCVYVAIGQKESTVVQIVEKLKQAGAMEFTTVVSASASELAPLQYIAPYTGVTIAEEWMSKGDDVLIVYDDLSKHAVAYRTMALLLRRAPGREAYPGDVFYLHSRLLERAARVTKEFGGGSITALPIIETQAGDISAYIPTNVISITDGQIFLSESSFKSGVRPAVDTGLSVSRVGSAAQIKAIKQMGGTLKLELAQYYELAAFAKFGSDLDESTQQTLEHGKRIIELLKQRQYRPISQIDQAIILLAIKSRLIKWLPVDFMSYFKDSLIHHFNKSPEGKKLWTRLDKAQAFDDKLEQDVLAEIKIMLKRAIKLIDKYDYSQYGKIEEYKKI, encoded by the coding sequence TTGGCAATTAATATTAAAGACATTTTTGAAGTAATCGAACAACAAATTAAAAATTATGGCAAAGATATTGTTCACACCGAAGATGGAACAGTCGTTACTGTCGGAGATGGGGTTGCGATGCTTTACGGTCTAGAGAACGCAATGATGGGAGAATTGTTAATTTTTCCAAACGATGTTTATGGTATGGTTCTGAACCTAGAAGAAGGAGCTATCGGAGCTGTTTTAATGGGAGACGACTCGCTTGTTAAAGAAGGAGATATTGTCAAACGTTCTGGTAAAGTTGTTGAAACATTGGTGGGAGACGCTTTACTTGGCCGAGTTGTTAATGCCTTGGGGGTTCCAATTGATGGTAATGGTCCAATTAATTCAAAAGAATTTCGTCCTGTAGAAAAAATTGCCTCGGGGGTTATGGCTAGAAAATCTGTTGAAGAACCACTTGAAACTGGTATTTTGGGAATTGATGCCATCATTCCTATTGGTAAGGGGCAACGTGAACTTATAATTGGTGATCGTCAAACAGGAAAAACAGCAATTGCAATTGATGCAATTATTAATCAAATTGGAAAAAATGTTAAATGTGTTTATGTTGCAATTGGCCAAAAAGAATCCACAGTTGTTCAGATTGTAGAAAAACTAAAACAAGCGGGGGCAATGGAATTTACAACCGTTGTTTCAGCATCAGCTAGTGAGTTGGCGCCCTTACAATACATTGCTCCATATACAGGAGTAACAATTGCAGAAGAGTGAATGAGTAAAGGCGATGATGTTTTAATTGTCTATGATGATTTATCAAAGCATGCCGTTGCTTATCGTACAATGGCCCTGTTGTTACGTCGCGCACCAGGAAGAGAAGCCTATCCAGGGGATGTCTTTTATTTACATTCAAGATTACTTGAACGAGCAGCTCGGGTAACCAAAGAATTTGGTGGAGGAAGCATTACAGCTTTACCAATTATTGAAACTCAAGCCGGGGACATTTCCGCATATATTCCAACAAACGTTATTTCCATCACAGATGGACAAATATTTTTAAGTGAATCTTCATTTAAGTCTGGTGTGAGACCCGCAGTTGATACAGGGTTATCTGTTTCAAGGGTTGGTTCTGCCGCTCAAATTAAAGCAATTAAACAAATGGGTGGAACCCTAAAGCTTGAGCTAGCTCAATATTATGAACTTGCAGCATTTGCCAAATTTGGTAGTGATTTGGATGAATCAACTCAGCAAACCTTAGAGCACGGAAAAAGAATTATTGAGTTATTAAAACAGCGTCAGTATCGCCCAATCTCACAAATTGATCAAGCCATCATTTTACTAGCAATTAAAAGTCGCTTAATAAAATGATTGCCAGTTGATTTTATGAGCTACTTTAAAGACTCTTTAATCCACCACTTCAATAAATCTCCAGAAGGTAAAAAATTGTGAACTCGACTTGATAAAGCGCAAGCTTTTGATGACAAATTAGAACAAGATGTTTTAGCAGAAATTAAAATTATGTTAAAGCGTGCAATAAAATTAATTGATAAGTATGATTATAGTCAATATGGCAAAATTGAAGAATATAAGAAGATTTAA